One Campylobacter sp. RM16192 genomic region harbors:
- a CDS encoding ferrochelatase yields the protein MMNIENLRRLINAEVLNKPSVSSVLNFSFEAKNIRQGYAYIGINANEDEIKEAILNGAYAVIIEDDFEVIDKEIAFLKVDSLSVALMRLMRFESSYKNLKFYSINCVQKAILKRTSLPKHANILPIDTKELFLKIINADKNDIFFSDDIKILSKIAPFYDTVWTDTQAKAINKGSIFFTSIICDDVYYQNLAIPKVFKGFLSGLIHHLNKNQIAFKIGDLRWIEHFEPIFVDRNFKITPFGASFRAFIVESDDELFEMEANFLRKNFKDSVEICIPKNYRTKINSTFIFNDIAELKQLKDFRYAIVKCQKQELETMLNKGEAEKSLFDF from the coding sequence ATGATGAATATTGAGAATTTAAGACGACTAATAAATGCAGAGGTTTTAAACAAGCCAAGTGTTTCAAGCGTTTTAAATTTCTCATTCGAAGCTAAAAATATCAGACAAGGCTATGCCTATATAGGCATAAATGCAAACGAGGATGAGATTAAAGAAGCCATATTAAATGGGGCCTATGCAGTCATTATAGAGGATGATTTTGAGGTTATTGATAAAGAGATTGCGTTTTTAAAAGTAGACAGCCTAAGCGTGGCTTTAATGCGTCTAATGCGCTTTGAAAGCAGCTATAAAAATCTTAAATTTTACTCTATAAACTGTGTGCAAAAGGCCATTTTAAAACGAACGAGCCTACCAAAACATGCAAATATCTTGCCTATAGACACTAAAGAGCTATTTTTAAAAATCATAAATGCCGATAAAAACGATATATTTTTTAGTGACGATATCAAAATTCTATCAAAGATTGCACCATTTTACGATACTGTATGGACAGACACACAAGCAAAAGCAATTAATAAAGGCTCAATATTTTTTACATCGATTATTTGTGACGATGTGTATTATCAAAATTTAGCCATACCAAAAGTATTTAAGGGGTTTTTATCGGGGCTTATTCATCATCTTAATAAAAATCAAATAGCCTTTAAAATAGGCGATTTAAGATGGATTGAGCATTTTGAGCCTATTTTTGTAGATAGAAATTTTAAGATAACTCCATTTGGGGCTAGTTTTAGAGCTTTTATAGTAGAAAGCGACGACGAGCTATTTGAGATGGAAGCAAATTTTTTAAGAAAAAACTTCAAAGACTCAGTAGAAATTTGTATACCTAAAAATTATAGGACAAAGATAAATTCAACCTTTATTTTTAACGATATAGCCGAGCTAAAACAACTCAAAGATTTTAGATATGCTATTGTAAAGTGTCAAAAGCAAGAACTCGAAACAATGTTAAACAAGGGCGAAGCCGAAAAAAGTCTATTCGACTTTTAA
- a CDS encoding Crp/Fnr family transcriptional regulator, with product MSVLGQIPFFKELRENELEQLEKISIIKKYKKGEFLFMEGEDSKWLHLLLKGSLKLYKTTPKGKELFMHQLNAMNFVAELANFENIKFPATALFINSGEVLKIDYEKFYNDFLSNPKISVAIIKSLSQKLKIASEVLHHELILSSEAKVAKFLMDHQDLFNTFKHVKIASILNITPETFSRILAKFKTQELIDLDQNNKIITISEEKLKDFFDN from the coding sequence ATGAGTGTTTTAGGACAAATTCCATTTTTTAAAGAACTGAGAGAGAATGAACTAGAGCAACTAGAAAAAATCAGCATAATCAAAAAATACAAAAAAGGCGAATTTTTGTTTATGGAAGGAGAGGATTCCAAGTGGCTTCATCTCCTTCTAAAAGGCTCATTAAAACTTTATAAAACTACACCAAAAGGCAAAGAACTTTTCATGCATCAGCTTAATGCTATGAATTTCGTAGCCGAGCTTGCGAATTTTGAAAATATTAAATTTCCAGCTACCGCACTATTTATAAATTCGGGAGAGGTTTTAAAGATAGATTATGAGAAATTTTATAATGATTTTCTATCAAATCCTAAAATTTCAGTAGCTATCATAAAATCTTTATCTCAAAAGCTAAAAATTGCTAGTGAGGTTTTGCACCATGAGCTTATTTTAAGCTCGGAAGCAAAAGTTGCAAAATTTTTAATGGATCATCAAGATCTTTTTAATACTTTCAAGCATGTAAAAATAGCTTCAATATTAAATATAACTCCAGAAACTTTTTCGCGCATACTTGCCAAATTTAAGACACAAGAGCTTATCGATCTAGATCAAAACAACAAAATCATCACTATTTCAGAAGAAAAGCTTAAAGATTTTTTTGATAACTGA
- the mobB gene encoding molybdopterin-guanine dinucleotide biosynthesis protein B has product MKRLAMAFSGPSNSGKTTLILKVGKKFIDDGFKVVIIKHDPGDKAKFDVDGKDSFKFSEIGADVVVASPTRTTYFSKAQKSLDDIVDMIGEFDILLVEGLKTLPLPRLSVFKDEINEDYLSFSNAIATYKPEYKIDKPNFNLDDINSICEWILQNAKAL; this is encoded by the coding sequence ATGAAAAGATTAGCTATGGCGTTTTCAGGTCCGTCAAATAGCGGAAAAACAACGCTTATTTTAAAAGTAGGAAAAAAATTTATAGACGATGGATTTAAAGTTGTGATCATCAAACATGATCCAGGCGATAAGGCTAAATTTGATGTAGATGGCAAAGACAGCTTTAAATTTAGTGAAATCGGAGCAGATGTCGTAGTGGCAAGCCCTACCAGAACAACATATTTTAGCAAAGCACAAAAAAGCTTAGATGATATAGTCGATATGATTGGAGAATTTGATATATTATTAGTTGAAGGTCTAAAAACTCTGCCGCTTCCTAGACTAAGCGTTTTCAAAGATGAGATAAACGAAGATTATCTTAGCTTTTCAAATGCAATCGCTACTTACAAACCAGAATACAAAATAGACAAACCAAATTTTAATTTAGATGATATAAATAGCATCTGTGAGTGGATTTTACAAAACGCAAAGGCTTTATGA
- a CDS encoding class 1 fructose-bisphosphatase, whose translation MERIFETIEQIAVKISNEIKFADLGYTDHANATGDTQLKLDVLSDEIITREFANLDCIKALVSEEKDEMLSLNENAKFIVAYDPLDGSSLVDVNFAIGSIFGIYENELRPENLVASAYSVYGPRLELVICTEKPKFYRLNKEGKFQFIKDLQLKEKGKLNATGATQKGWSDTHAKFIRELFERGYRLRYSGAMVSDLHQILLKGGGLFSYPATTDAPNGKLRVLFEVLPFAFIYERAGGATSDGYSKSLFEVKIEKIHQTTPCFFGSKDEIKTLHEFYGSKNG comes from the coding sequence ATGGAAAGAATTTTTGAAACGATTGAACAAATCGCCGTTAAAATCAGCAATGAGATAAAATTTGCAGATCTTGGCTACACTGATCACGCAAATGCAACAGGAGACACTCAACTTAAGCTTGATGTGCTAAGCGATGAGATCATCACGCGCGAATTTGCAAATTTAGATTGCATAAAAGCTCTGGTTAGTGAAGAAAAAGATGAGATGCTCTCGCTTAATGAAAATGCAAAATTTATCGTAGCCTACGATCCGCTTGACGGCTCAAGCTTGGTTGATGTAAATTTTGCCATAGGCTCGATATTTGGCATATATGAAAACGAACTAAGACCTGAAAATTTAGTAGCTTCAGCGTATAGCGTTTACGGTCCTAGACTTGAGCTGGTTATCTGCACGGAAAAGCCAAAGTTTTATAGACTTAACAAAGAGGGCAAATTTCAATTTATCAAAGATTTGCAGCTAAAAGAAAAAGGTAAGCTAAACGCCACAGGTGCCACGCAAAAAGGCTGGAGCGACACGCACGCTAAATTTATAAGAGAGCTTTTTGAGCGGGGGTATCGCTTGAGATATTCAGGTGCGATGGTAAGCGACTTGCACCAAATTTTACTAAAAGGCGGCGGACTTTTTAGCTATCCGGCTACCACGGATGCACCAAACGGCAAGCTTAGAGTGCTCTTTGAGGTGCTACCTTTTGCATTTATCTACGAGCGCGCAGGTGGAGCTACGAGCGACGGTTACTCAAAAAGCCTTTTTGAAGTAAAGATAGAAAAAATCCACCAAACCACCCCGTGCTTCTTTGGCTCAAAAGACGAGATAAAGACACTGCACGAATTTTACGGAAGCAAAAATGGCTGA
- a CDS encoding cytochrome c3 family protein translates to MKRKFFVWSVVLGIFIGLISSIGIADLIHYTGSDKFCTMCHTMEPMVKSYHNDVHGGNNKLGVKAQCSTCHLSHDNTLMYLWTKTKVSLNDGYKTLFADVSKIDWHAKRKNAHKFTYDSGCMTCHSNLKEANNQVDKAWLAHRDYFAGHIKKTCVECHNNVGHKNLGIEITKHWENINANNK, encoded by the coding sequence ATGAAAAGAAAGTTTTTTGTTTGGTCGGTTGTGCTTGGTATATTTATAGGACTTATATCATCGATCGGAATTGCTGATCTGATCCATTATACTGGAAGTGATAAATTTTGTACTATGTGCCATACTATGGAGCCCATGGTAAAATCTTATCACAATGACGTACATGGTGGCAATAACAAGCTTGGAGTAAAAGCGCAGTGCTCTACCTGTCACCTTTCTCATGATAATACTTTAATGTACCTGTGGACAAAGACAAAGGTATCTCTAAACGACGGTTATAAGACTTTATTTGCCGATGTAAGCAAGATTGATTGGCATGCGAAGCGTAAAAACGCTCACAAATTTACGTATGATAGCGGCTGCATGACCTGTCACTCAAATTTAAAAGAGGCAAATAATCAAGTTGATAAAGCTTGGCTTGCCCATAGGGATTATTTCGCAGGACACATTAAAAAAACCTGTGTCGAGTGTCACAATAATGTAGGGCATAAAAATTTGGGCATAGAGATTACAAAACATTGGGAGAATATAAATGCAAACAATAAATAA
- the gltX gene encoding glutamate--tRNA ligase: protein MYRFAPSPTGDMHLGNLRVAILNYLCSLQDKSGFIIRIEDTDKERNIPGKDQEILEILTKFGIKWDQLYYQSKNLKFHRQLASKLMIDKHAFACFCTESKLEAKKEEAKAKGVAYRYDGTCEKMSDEEVLACEKPFVIRMKKPKETMKFTDAIKGEVSFEPENVDSFVIMRADKTPTYNFACATDDMLEGVTFVIRGEDHVSNTPKQELIREGLGYTEKIRYAHLPIILNIEGKKMSKRENESSVKWLFAQGFMPEAIANYIISLGYKAPVEIFTIQEASEWFDISKVSASPAKFDIKQLEYINREHIKLASNKRLAELSGMDENLTGLIKFYTQEASLLNEIKQKIEAIFATKNIPDEFKNECETIKTAINSMNLDSFESFDEFKKALMSATNLKGKSFFMPLRILLTNEQHGPELSELFPLIKEKLKEILQ from the coding sequence ATGTATCGTTTTGCGCCATCTCCTACAGGAGATATGCATCTTGGAAATTTGCGCGTAGCCATCCTAAACTACCTATGTTCTTTACAGGATAAAAGCGGCTTTATAATACGTATAGAAGATACCGATAAAGAAAGAAATATACCGGGAAAAGATCAAGAAATTTTAGAAATTTTAACCAAATTTGGCATCAAATGGGATCAGCTTTACTATCAAAGTAAAAATTTAAAATTCCACCGTCAGCTTGCTTCAAAGCTAATGATAGACAAACACGCATTTGCCTGCTTTTGCACCGAAAGCAAGCTAGAAGCCAAAAAAGAAGAGGCTAAAGCAAAGGGTGTCGCGTATCGCTACGACGGCACTTGCGAAAAGATGAGCGATGAAGAGGTTTTGGCGTGTGAAAAGCCGTTTGTAATCCGCATGAAAAAGCCAAAAGAAACGATGAAATTTACAGACGCTATCAAAGGCGAAGTAAGCTTTGAACCTGAAAATGTCGATAGCTTTGTGATCATGCGCGCGGACAAAACTCCTACTTACAACTTTGCCTGCGCGACAGATGATATGCTTGAGGGAGTTACCTTTGTTATACGCGGTGAAGATCACGTAAGCAACACTCCTAAGCAAGAACTCATCAGAGAAGGTCTTGGCTACACCGAAAAAATTCGCTACGCACATCTACCTATCATCTTAAATATAGAGGGCAAAAAGATGAGCAAACGCGAAAATGAAAGTAGCGTAAAATGGCTCTTTGCACAAGGGTTTATGCCTGAAGCTATAGCTAACTACATCATCTCTCTTGGCTATAAAGCTCCTGTTGAAATTTTTACCATACAAGAAGCTAGCGAGTGGTTTGATATCTCTAAAGTCTCGGCAAGTCCGGCAAAATTTGACATCAAACAGCTAGAATACATAAACAGAGAGCACATCAAACTAGCTAGCAACAAGCGCCTTGCAGAGCTTAGCGGTATGGATGAAAATTTAACTGGTCTAATCAAATTTTACACCCAAGAAGCAAGCTTGCTAAATGAGATTAAGCAAAAAATCGAAGCGATATTTGCAACAAAAAATATCCCTGATGAGTTTAAAAACGAATGCGAGACGATAAAAACCGCTATAAATTCGATGAATTTGGATAGTTTTGAAAGCTTTGACGAGTTTAAAAAAGCTCTAATGAGCGCTACAAATTTAAAAGGCAAAAGCTTTTTTATGCCGCTTAGAATTTTGCTTACAAACGAACAGCACGGACCTGAGCTTAGCGAGCTATTCCCTCTAATAAAAGAAAAATTAAAGGAAATTTTACAATGA
- a CDS encoding YggT family protein, producing MILSTFLSAIADILHMVIQIYVWIIIISAIISWVRPDPYNPVVQLLYRLTEPIYAWIRKFVPTVFGGIDLAPIFVLLALQFFDRFFISLILQYAHSI from the coding sequence ATGATACTATCTACTTTTTTATCCGCTATTGCCGATATTTTGCATATGGTGATTCAAATTTACGTCTGGATTATCATCATATCAGCTATTATTAGCTGGGTGAGACCAGATCCGTATAATCCTGTTGTTCAGCTTTTATATCGCCTTACGGAGCCGATTTATGCCTGGATTAGAAAATTTGTCCCTACAGTATTTGGAGGAATAGACTTAGCGCCGATTTTCGTACTTTTAGCACTTCAATTTTTTGATAGATTTTTCATAAGCTTAATACTGCAATATGCTCATTCGATTTAA
- a CDS encoding multiheme c-type cytochrome codes for MLKKVIALIACLFSFAFAESISDANLVKNLKVDRNLTPLAKSCVECHAKETPGIVADWKNSRHAHVGVSCTDCHSHPADSPMAMKQAHPKDSNNHVSALVSPKTCEKCHANEVKEFNESGHARGGIQVYAKKGMLDLMYHFEGRGHPDLQISPDSTGCMQCHGSVIKMDADNRPTKETWPNYGIGNLYPDGGIGGCKACHSGHKFAVSEARKPAACASCHLGPDHPDIEIYNNSMHGHIFNSEGSTWNFDSAPDTWAVPDYRAPTCATCHMSGVGELQTTHNVSRRLKWNLWAPHSNLRTGGNDTAVSEYQKTGKLNVGTPLAGHVDGPDAARKEMMMVCRECHSSLHSENFFAMADKHVMLYNDYHKDAKAMLDDLKSKKLLKEDPWADEFQRIYYHLWHHEGRRMRQGAMMNGPDYAHWHGVFELKDDIRKLKDIYDKRLKSGTIE; via the coding sequence ATGTTGAAAAAAGTTATTGCATTAATAGCCTGTCTTTTTTCGTTCGCATTTGCTGAGAGCATTTCGGATGCAAATCTTGTGAAAAACTTAAAAGTTGATCGCAATTTGACTCCGCTTGCTAAAAGCTGCGTTGAGTGCCACGCAAAAGAGACACCGGGTATTGTGGCGGATTGGAAAAATAGTCGTCATGCACATGTTGGAGTAAGTTGTACGGATTGCCACTCGCACCCTGCTGATAGTCCTATGGCAATGAAACAAGCACATCCAAAGGATAGTAACAATCACGTGTCTGCTTTAGTAAGCCCAAAAACTTGTGAAAAGTGCCATGCTAACGAAGTTAAAGAGTTTAACGAGAGTGGTCACGCAAGAGGCGGTATCCAAGTGTATGCTAAAAAAGGTATGCTTGATTTGATGTATCATTTTGAAGGTAGAGGTCATCCTGATCTACAAATTTCTCCTGATTCAACAGGTTGTATGCAATGCCACGGCTCTGTGATTAAAATGGATGCTGATAATCGTCCTACAAAAGAGACTTGGCCAAACTACGGTATAGGCAACCTATATCCAGATGGTGGAATCGGCGGATGTAAAGCATGCCATAGCGGACACAAATTTGCTGTAAGTGAAGCTAGAAAACCGGCTGCTTGTGCATCTTGTCACCTTGGACCTGACCATCCGGATATCGAAATTTATAACAACTCAATGCACGGACATATCTTTAACTCAGAAGGCAGTACATGGAATTTTGACAGTGCTCCTGACACATGGGCGGTTCCTGACTATAGAGCCCCAACTTGTGCGACTTGCCATATGAGCGGAGTAGGTGAGCTACAAACTACACACAACGTTTCAAGACGCTTAAAATGGAACCTTTGGGCGCCACATAGCAACCTAAGAACAGGTGGAAACGATACTGCGGTAAGCGAGTATCAAAAAACAGGCAAACTAAACGTAGGTACACCTCTTGCAGGTCACGTTGATGGTCCTGATGCGGCTAGAAAAGAGATGATGATGGTTTGTAGAGAGTGCCACTCTTCGCTTCATAGTGAAAACTTCTTTGCGATGGCGGATAAGCACGTAATGCTTTACAACGATTATCACAAAGACGCAAAAGCGATGCTAGATGATCTTAAGTCTAAAAAGCTTCTTAAAGAAGATCCATGGGCGGATGAGTTCCAAAGAATTTACTACCACCTATGGCACCATGAAGGTCGCCGTATGAGACAAGGTGCGATGATGAACGGACCTGACTATGCTCACTGGCATGGAGTTTTTGAGCTTAAAGATGATATTAGAAAGCTTAAAGATATCTATGACAAGAGATTAAAAAGCGGAACTATCGAGTAA
- a CDS encoding lytic transglycosylase domain-containing protein, which produces MLIRFNITLIIYTTLLFGGVKSFNEIKDQEKGLAKDYYIYRLITEGNYTINQVEELNKDIFRRSPTMIKALNTIIKPELRPTNCAKINAKNIVDANLTCQKALLKIPFMLKIAKKDREKLAKKFDDINKTVARNLKTLNSKNPALKFDKFKDARHFIELFEASDKKHKELRFNQKFSTEFINLLAKEQSFQKIINRVIIDKELPKFRANFLNIKDDLISDQIAYILGINAILLGSKESAFKFFKRAENSFKNQGAKDAAIFWQYLIIKEKALLEVLNSSSDINIYTLYANEKTGKPLPKVFSPAPTKEKVRDYDIKDPFLWQKTFAIIKEINATKAAEFAELFNTKETLGQHAYFMEKASGYKDHYFVMPFLEELDDINASRKTLIYAIGKQESRFIPAVISTSYALGMMQFMPFLANHIAKKELMIEGFDQDDMFDPRVALRFADHHLNYLEKFLHHPLFIAYAYNGGIGFTKRVLQRGDLFNDGEFEPFLSIDLIPYTESRIYGKKVLANYIIYSNLLNSNTSILKLFEILKEPSLTDKFRTRP; this is translated from the coding sequence ATGCTCATTCGATTTAACATAACTTTAATTATTTATACTACTTTATTATTTGGAGGAGTAAAAAGTTTTAATGAGATAAAAGATCAAGAAAAAGGACTGGCAAAAGATTATTATATATATAGGCTAATAACGGAAGGAAATTATACAATTAATCAGGTTGAGGAGCTAAATAAGGATATATTTCGTCGCTCGCCAACTATGATAAAAGCGCTAAATACTATAATAAAACCGGAGCTAAGACCAACAAACTGCGCAAAGATAAATGCAAAAAACATAGTAGATGCCAATTTAACATGTCAAAAAGCGCTTTTAAAAATACCTTTTATGCTCAAAATAGCAAAAAAAGACAGAGAGAAACTGGCTAAAAAATTTGATGATATAAATAAAACAGTGGCTAGAAATTTAAAGACTCTAAATTCTAAAAATCCGGCCTTGAAATTTGATAAATTTAAAGACGCGCGCCACTTTATAGAGCTATTTGAGGCAAGTGACAAAAAGCATAAAGAGCTTAGGTTTAATCAAAAATTTAGCACCGAATTTATCAATCTGCTGGCCAAAGAACAATCTTTTCAAAAAATTATAAATAGAGTAATTATAGATAAAGAGCTTCCTAAATTTAGAGCAAATTTTTTAAATATAAAAGATGATTTGATAAGCGATCAGATAGCTTATATTCTTGGCATTAACGCTATTTTATTAGGTTCAAAAGAGAGTGCTTTTAAGTTTTTTAAAAGAGCGGAAAATAGCTTTAAAAACCAAGGAGCAAAAGATGCGGCTATTTTTTGGCAATATCTTATCATCAAAGAAAAAGCTCTTCTTGAAGTGCTAAATAGTAGTTCAGATATCAACATTTATACGCTCTATGCAAATGAAAAGACAGGCAAGCCGCTTCCAAAAGTATTTTCGCCAGCGCCTACAAAAGAAAAAGTTAGAGATTACGATATCAAAGATCCATTTCTATGGCAAAAAACTTTTGCAATTATAAAAGAGATAAATGCCACCAAGGCGGCCGAATTTGCAGAACTTTTCAATACCAAAGAGACTCTAGGACAGCACGCTTACTTCATGGAAAAGGCAAGCGGATATAAAGATCACTATTTCGTTATGCCGTTTTTAGAGGAGCTTGATGATATAAACGCAAGTAGAAAGACGCTTATTTATGCGATAGGCAAGCAGGAGAGTAGATTTATCCCTGCCGTCATCTCTACATCTTATGCGCTTGGGATGATGCAGTTTATGCCATTTTTGGCAAATCATATCGCAAAAAAGGAACTTATGATAGAAGGCTTTGATCAAGATGATATGTTTGATCCGAGAGTTGCTTTAAGATTTGCCGATCACCACTTAAATTACTTAGAAAAATTTCTGCACCATCCTTTATTTATAGCCTATGCTTATAATGGAGGAATAGGCTTTACTAAAAGAGTATTACAAAGAGGGGATTTGTTCAACGATGGTGAATTTGAGCCTTTTTTATCTATAGATCTAATTCCATATACAGAGAGTAGAATTTACGGTAAAAAAGTTCTAGCAAACTATATCATATACTCTAATTTGTTGAACTCCAATACATCGATTTTGAAACTTTTCGAAATTCTAAAAGAGCCTTCTTTGACGGATAAATTTCGAACTCGACCTTAA
- the metG gene encoding methionine--tRNA ligase, translating into MKAYITTPIYYVNDVPHIGHAYTTIIADTMARFARLNGEETFFLTGTDEHGQKIEQAAQKKGKSPKAYADEISAKFKELWDEFEISYDHFIRTTDESHKLTVQNAFNKMLEKGDIYKGEYEGFYCVSCETFFTQTQLLDNECCPDCGRPTNLVKEESYFFKLSKYEDALLKWYEQNEQCILPKGKKNEVVSFVKGGLKDLSITRTSFDWGVKLPANLNEPKHVMYVWLDALMNYLSALGYTRDGEKMGFWENAVHLVGKDILRFHAIYWPAFLMSLELPLPKHIAAHGWWTRNGEKMSKSKGNVVVPKEVADAYGLENFRYFMLREVPFGQDGDFSQKALIERINSELSNDLGNLLNRIIGMSGKYSNYEISSKDVKKYHKEILDESTAHIKAACENLEIFATNRYLEELWRVLNIANASIAKFEPWNLIKEGKNDEANALVNLCANLLARVAILLSPAMPKTCEKIARAMKFEISTQNYQKIILENEVLDFVCEPTAPLFPKIEKELMSTPAPSVAEPSKDETTKIKIDEFKRCVIKVGTILEASNIEGSDKLLKFKIDLGESEPRQIVSGIAKFYDPKELVGKQVCVLANLKEAKIFGNISQGMILTAEDGSLALLSPISSVKNGAIVG; encoded by the coding sequence ATGAAAGCTTATATAACAACACCTATTTATTATGTAAATGATGTCCCGCACATCGGACACGCCTATACTACGATCATCGCGGATACGATGGCTAGATTTGCAAGACTTAATGGCGAAGAGACGTTTTTTTTAACAGGAACTGACGAGCACGGACAAAAGATAGAGCAAGCGGCGCAAAAAAAAGGCAAAAGCCCAAAAGCATACGCAGACGAGATAAGCGCAAAATTTAAAGAGCTTTGGGATGAATTTGAGATAAGTTACGATCACTTTATCCGCACAACCGATGAGAGCCACAAACTAACCGTCCAAAACGCTTTTAACAAAATGCTTGAAAAAGGCGACATCTACAAAGGCGAATACGAGGGTTTTTACTGCGTTAGCTGCGAGACGTTTTTTACCCAAACTCAACTTTTAGATAACGAGTGCTGTCCTGACTGTGGGCGACCGACAAACTTAGTCAAAGAGGAAAGCTACTTTTTTAAACTATCAAAATACGAAGACGCCCTGCTTAAATGGTACGAGCAAAACGAGCAGTGCATACTTCCAAAAGGTAAAAAAAACGAGGTCGTAAGCTTCGTAAAAGGCGGGCTTAAAGACCTATCCATAACTCGCACCAGCTTTGACTGGGGCGTAAAACTACCTGCAAATTTAAACGAGCCAAAGCACGTGATGTATGTCTGGCTTGATGCTCTGATGAACTATCTCTCCGCACTTGGCTACACTAGAGACGGCGAGAAAATGGGCTTTTGGGAAAATGCGGTGCACTTAGTCGGCAAGGATATCTTGCGCTTTCATGCGATTTACTGGCCAGCGTTTTTGATGAGCCTTGAACTGCCGCTTCCTAAGCATATCGCGGCACACGGTTGGTGGACCAGAAACGGCGAAAAGATGAGCAAGAGCAAGGGTAACGTAGTCGTGCCAAAAGAGGTTGCAGACGCTTATGGACTTGAAAATTTCAGATACTTTATGCTGCGTGAAGTTCCGTTTGGTCAAGACGGGGATTTCTCGCAAAAAGCACTTATCGAGCGCATAAACTCAGAGCTCAGTAACGATCTTGGAAACTTGCTAAACCGCATAATCGGAATGAGCGGTAAATATTCAAACTACGAAATTTCAAGCAAAGACGTAAAAAAATACCATAAAGAAATCTTAGACGAATCAACCGCTCATATAAAAGCAGCTTGTGAGAATTTAGAAATTTTTGCCACAAATCGCTACCTAGAAGAGCTTTGGCGAGTGCTAAATATCGCAAACGCAAGCATTGCAAAATTTGAGCCTTGGAATTTGATAAAAGAAGGCAAAAACGATGAAGCAAACGCTCTTGTAAACCTTTGTGCAAATTTGCTTGCTCGCGTGGCTATTTTGCTAAGTCCTGCAATGCCAAAGACTTGTGAAAAGATAGCCAGAGCGATGAAATTTGAAATTTCAACCCAAAATTATCAAAAGATAATACTTGAAAACGAGGTTTTAGACTTTGTTTGCGAGCCTACGGCGCCGCTCTTTCCAAAGATAGAAAAAGAGCTTATGAGCACTCCTGCGCCAAGCGTAGCCGAACCTAGCAAAGACGAAACGACAAAGATAAAGATAGATGAGTTTAAAAGGTGTGTTATCAAAGTTGGCACTATCTTAGAGGCTTCAAATATCGAAGGCAGCGACAAACTACTTAAATTTAAGATAGATCTTGGCGAAAGCGAGCCAAGACAGATCGTATCGGGAATTGCTAAATTTTACGATCCAAAAGAGCTTGTCGGCAAGCAGGTTTGCGTGCTGGCAAATTTAAAAGAGGCTAAGATATTTGGCAATATCTCTCAAGGCATGATACTTACGGCAGAAGACGGCTCGCTAGCGCTGTTAAGTCCTATCTCAAGCGTTAAAAACGGAGCGATCGTCGGCTAA
- the mscL gene encoding large-conductance mechanosensitive channel protein MscL, which produces MSFVKEFKEFAMRGNVIDMAVGVVIGGAFGKIVSSLVGDVIMPIVGVLTGGVNFTDLKFTLKDAVGDVPAVTVNYGSFIQTMVDFMIIAFCIFCFIKAINTLKKPKVEAPKEPAKPSEDIVLLTEIRDLLKK; this is translated from the coding sequence ATGAGTTTCGTTAAGGAATTTAAAGAATTTGCTATGCGTGGAAACGTCATAGATATGGCTGTGGGTGTCGTTATAGGAGGCGCTTTTGGCAAAATCGTAAGCTCTCTTGTGGGTGATGTGATTATGCCTATCGTAGGTGTTTTAACTGGAGGAGTAAATTTTACAGATCTTAAATTTACTCTCAAAGACGCAGTAGGAGATGTGCCTGCCGTTACTGTTAATTACGGCTCTTTTATACAGACAATGGTTGATTTTATGATCATTGCTTTTTGTATATTTTGTTTTATTAAGGCTATAAATACTCTTAAAAAACCAAAAGTCGAAGCTCCTAAAGAGCCTGCCAAGCCAAGTGAAGATATCGTTCTTCTAACAGAGATTAGAGATCTTCTTAAAAAGTAA